One window from the genome of Magnolia sinica isolate HGM2019 chromosome 4, MsV1, whole genome shotgun sequence encodes:
- the LOC131243776 gene encoding transcription factor PCL1-like — MRGGDEEDGRTCSYVLATTSEEDPHVMEWETGLPSSDDLMPLSQPLIPPELASAFCISPEPSRTVIDVTRASHSTLSSLCNRQMSSIPSNGFQSFPSFEDRDDVEDSARDGMDSGKGRKFDSGGEEPDDDQSARALKRPRLVWTPQLHKRFIDVVAHLGIKNAVPKTIMQLMNVEGLTRENVASHLQKYRQYLKRMHGLSSSEGPSSSDQLFNSTPVPHEPGDWPGPTPMPNMSPYLHMPVLGVPHEGNGNRHLAPMPMNNPGHAAAAYYGFESQHYNLFNEQRRDWVGN; from the coding sequence ATGAgaggaggagatgaagaagaCGGTCGCACATGCAGCTATGTCCTCGCCACCACATCCGAAGAAGACCCGCACGTGATGGAATGGGAAACCGGCCTCCCATCGTCCGATGACTTGATGCCCCTATCTCAGCCGTTGATCCCACCCGAGCTCGCCTCCGCCTTCTGCATCTCACCCGAACCCTCCCGCACGGTGATTGATGTCACCCGTGCGTCCCATAGCACTCTCTCCTCCCTCTGCAACCGTCAGATGTCTTCCATCCCATCCAACGGCTTCCAATCCTTCCCCTCTTTTGAAGACAGGGACGACGTTGAGGATTCTGCGAGAGACGGCATGGATTCCGGAAAAGGGCGAAAATTCGACTCCGGCGGCGAGGAGCCGGATGACGATCAGTCCGCCCGGGCGCTGAAACGGCCGCGGCTAGTGTGGACCCCGCAGCTACACAAGCGGTTCATCGACGTCGTGGCCCACCTCGGGATCAAGAACGCGGTCCCGAAGACgatcatgcagctgatgaacgttGAAGGGCTGACGCGGGAGAACGTTGCAAGCCACCTTCAGAAGTACAGGCAGTACCTGAAGCGAATGCATGGATTGTCGTCGAGCGAGGGCCCGTCGTCGTCCGATCAGCTGTTCAATTCCACGCCTGTTCCGCACGAGCCTGGTGACTGGCCGGGCCCGACCCCAATGCCAAACATGTCGCCTTACCTGCATATGCCGGTCCTCGGTGTGCCCCATGAGGGAAATGGGAACAGACACCTGGCCCCGATGCCCATGAACAATCCGGGCCACGCCGCAGCAGCCTATTATGGGTTCGAATCTCAACATTATAATCTCTTCAACGAGCAGCGGAGGGATTGGGTGGGGAATTAG
- the LOC131243777 gene encoding thaumatin-like protein, translated as MATPSFLFFIFCIFLSISFSNGTQLILVNNCNQSVWPGILGGAGHDTPEDGGFHLSTGEEVVLNVPNGWSGRIWGRQGCCFDNNGKGSCETGDCAGLLHCKGMGGVPPATVVEMTFGTSKSALHYYDVSLVDGFNLPVAMIPVSGGVGCGVAACETDLNICCPSMFEVRRNGKVVGCKSACLAFKSAKYCCTGDYASPKSCKPTLFSHLFKAICPRAYSFAFDDSSSLRTCRAPRYVITFCPPTS; from the exons atggcaACTCCTTCATttctcttcttcatcttttgcaTCTTCCTCTCCATCTCATTCTCAA ATGGAACCCAACTCATCCTAGTTAACAACTGTAACCAGAGCGTATGGCCTGGCATCCTCGGCGGAGCAGGCCATGACACGCCCGAAGACGGTGGTTTCCATCTAAGCACCGGCGAGGAAGTAGTCCTCAACGTACCCAATGGATGGTCCGGTCGGATCTGGGGTAGGCAAGGATGCTGTTTCGACAACAACGGCAAAGGCTCCTGTGAGACCGGCGACTGCGCAGGTCTACTTCATTGCAAAGGAATGGGCGGAGTCCCGCCTGCGACAGTAGTCGAGATGACATTTGGAACTTCCAAATCAGCCTTACATTACTACGACGTTAGCCTAGTCGATGGTTTCAACCTACCGGTGGCAATGATACCGGTCAGCGGCGGTGTCGGGTGCGGCGTGGCAGCTTGTGAAACCGATCTAAATATCTGCTGTCCGTCAATGTTCGAGGTGAGACGGAACGGTAAGGTGGTCGGGTGTAAGAGTGCTTGTCTGGCATTTAAATCAGCTAAGTACTGTTGTACCGGTGACTATGCGTCGCCGAAGAGCTGCAAGCCGACGCTCTTCTCGCACTTGTTTAAGGCGATCTGCCCACGTGCGTACAGCTTCGCTTTCGATGATTCATCTAGCCTTCGCACGTGCCGGGCCCCACGATATGTGATCACATTCTGCCCACCTACTAGTTAA